The Mytilus trossulus isolate FHL-02 chromosome 3, PNRI_Mtr1.1.1.hap1, whole genome shotgun sequence genome contains a region encoding:
- the LOC134709546 gene encoding sialate:O-sulfotransferase 2-like isoform X2: protein MTRSKCIFVLSILIGLPLSVKGFDFIGCYWNDENNTLSDHYPPAPTTIQCFLTCITANKGYIYAGTQMDPLSCVCGKSIFNQGVQPSTDCNVPCPTMSGDICGGHFRLAVYNISS from the exons ATGACGAGGTCCAAATGTATATTTGTGTTATCAATATTAATAGGATTGCCACTATCTGTGAAAG gttttgattttattggtTGCTATTGGAATGACGAGAATAACACATTGAGTGATCATTATCCACCTGCTCCAACAACAATACAGTGCTTCCTAACATGCATCACTGCTAATAAAGGATACATATATGCTGGTACACAGATG GACCCACTTTCATGTGTCTGTGGTAAAAGCATTTTTAATCAAGGAGTCCAACCAAGCACTGATTGTAACGTGCCTTGTCCTACAATGTCAGGCGACATTTGTGGAGGTCACTTTAGATTGGCTGTCTATAATATTAGTAG